aaataactaaataaagactttaaattaaataaattatccaacaaccaaaatagaggttcatcttagaatcctaacctaaaaagatttagttacacatAATAACTATAGACAAagtacaaaagaaataaaacataccctagaaataCTTGGACTGAGGAGAGAAACTCCTCCATTGAAGCTTGTAGTGCTTGCCTTTCTCTCTTACAACTTTGTTCTGAAtgagaaattatgaatgagaAGATTGATATTTATAAGGAGAACTTCGACCTGAAGTTGGGACAAAATATTGGGGTTTTTCCACAAAAGTAGCAAAATTCAGTCTTGGCCCACAAGACTCATGCACCGGGCGACTAAAACCATGTGCCAGGCCCATGTGAGTGATGTTTCAAGTGAAAGACACCTAGAACCATGCGCCAAGCACCTCATCATGTGCCTAGGCGCACATAATGGTATGCCTGGTGCATGTGAGTGTTTTCTGGATGCTGAAATGCatgtttcttcatctttttggGTGTTTGTTTCTATATAAGATGTCTTGGAACTTGGGAACATAATTCTTCCCCTTGTAAGGTCTTCTAAGGcatcttgaatcttcattctctCCTCTTCCCAAGGTCTTAACAAATCTTCAAATGTCTTGTTTTTCCGATTTGCATGGTTTTTTTCGTGAAATACATCAAAACACCCTAAAATTGCATCATTATAGagtcaaatatagaaaacattacaaatgtcccgaaatcataagcaatttctgtaatactcttttttttctttcctggatgtaaaacctactgaaaatgactaaaaaacATGCCAAAAATAATgtaagatgacctgtcatcaGGAAGCAACAATTTATTGGTGGGTTCTTGAGGCTATGAAGTACGAAGTGATCGCGTGGAAAAGTTCCTCCCAGGAGTCGATAGAGTTTTCCTAAGGTTCTTGTACACCGCCATCACTCCTTTACATAGTGTCTTCACGTAAAGCTTTCATTTTATGAACCCTCGCACATTTTTGTTATTGAGCATAACCTTGGTGTTTTGATATACTCGTTTGCATAAGAGGTTTTGTAGTAGGTCTCCATTTGTGGGGGAATATCTAATCAAGTGGGATTCGAGTCTCTCTGGTTGTTCTTGTGAAGGGTTTGTACGTCGGACGATCATCATCAGAATAAGACGAGGACCACAAAGATCAAGAAGCAtgctgatgagtcatttattatctattttaatatgttatttagttttgttttaattagatttaagtttattttattttaatattatttccttttcgagctattttactacaattgcatattgttatatttcaggaacgaatatttgatggattgagtcttgaagcaaaagaaaggggttttggagctgattcggtacgaaaatacgaagattcagagacaaaaatatatctccctcaagtcagaaacttggcacggcccgtactaggcttggcacggccgtgccacactccagaactacttttgttgtttttgcttagattttaagctactctgttttagtttacttgtggaacattctagtgattgcttagattttaagtcgaatgtaaactataaatagagtagctagtcatcacaaatatttatcttttcttggaattcaataagtgacaattgtctttctaataaaagttattttcttttcctttactttcttgtcatttacttttatactttctctcttcttctccatgtctacgataaacatgagtgagtagacttctctttgtcttgggattgttggataagtctaaatgacataatcctaatcaagccaagctctaagccttaatcttatgtaaccctaatttcttatctaaattcaccgctttaacatggatcaaccattatcaaactgtggaaacgaaagtggagggtttgacaATTGTTTAtacatcatctcaaatatcaattcataaaacgaaagtggagttttgatattcgaacaagtgaatttagacaaggattgcaaaggcggcgaaatagtctttgcaatctttaagacatatagtttcgatcttcaagggaactaataatgatcaagtcagcgaaataggcttggttgttagaggaaccaaaatctaatagtaatcaagtcagcgaaataggcttggttgctagaggaacaaaagaaaaactgtcttgagaaattaggtctaacataaagttataagcttatagtttggtttgtgaaggacttgtcatttagataaaccaatgatcccaatgctccttttattatattatctttcaatcttttgaaaaccccaacttgcaACTcgattctcctctaatcatcatcaaaggttaattgaattaaaatactccctatcggaacgatactcttttcatactacttcggtaagaccgtgcacttgcggttttatcctaTCACATGCCTATGTGAATGATGAGATCTTCTAACATTTTATTATAAAGAGTTTCGAGGATACCTGAATCTATTTGGAGTAGAACTCATTCCCCTTTTATTACATTAGGATGTAGGAGAGCTAACAACTCGCCTGGCTGTAGGACCCCTATCACACGTTTCCCTAGATCTGGATTCTTCCATGTCTTTATTACGCATTCTTTGATTGTTGATCATTGTGTTTGTTGACGCAGGGTTTGGATAATGTTATTGATCAAAATGCCTGTAGAAGATGTGTTGCTCGTTCCTTATGTCAGACTTGTAGACAATCTAACGCTGAAGTTAATATATGAGCGGAAAAAGGGTGTTAAGGGTGAAATGACTCGTACCTTTGGGAACTATGCAAATTTTCCTTACATAAAGAGGAAGTGCAGGTGTTGTCTTTAATGGCGAAAGTTGTTGCTTGGTGGTTACGGTTGCAGGAACAATAATATTGAGCGTTaagaaattgttttcatggGAACCATTATGATTCTGTTTTAAATGTCGCATCGAGTTGCTACGACTAACCTCTCCCCCTCGTGGAGAATGGGTGTGAAGTAAGTAATTGGCCCAACTTGTATATTGGGCCTGAACGGTTGCGAACATAGACATTTGGGCAATACAAAACAatatgactattacttttcccaccctattcATTtatcgcgcgccctattttttttcttccataaatGTCCTTGAGATTTTCGGATTTTAAATCTGAACCGGTGTTTTCCTTTTTAGGgtgaaaaaaaatgagtttttcactaattcggattttataatccgaaaatcTCATAAAATAGGGTGTTTTACTTGATTTTTTCGGATTAAATAATCCGAACACCCTTTCTTTTCAAGGGAAAaacagttcagattatataatccgaactttatcatcatcacaacttctgaacatgtttgtaacatgaacaatcattttaaggacaatattaatcttcctaactctcattCTTCTATTCTGGGTTATAGTTAGATGTTCTTATTCAAAAATCGGGTTTTCgggctacttgatcggattgcttcgaaacttccccagaaaatcataaaaaaatcaatgaatgaCGTCAAAACACAACCGCGTATCTCAGTGCATATGGCACGCGACGTCTTATCTCAATGGAAGCAGATTCACGCAAGGCATGAAAGGAGGGAACAAGGAGAACACCAAACACCGGAATGACAAATCAAAGACAAGAGGGGTGGATTAGATCGTTAGCTGCGGAAGTGAAGTGTAATGTCGACGCGACAATCTTTAAGGATCAAGGTTGTTATGGGATTGATATGTGCTTGACAGGGGATCGAGGGGAGTTCATGAGAGCGAAGACAGCTTGGTACAGAGGTCTCTCTCAACCCAATGAGGCGGAAGCAAGAGGTCTAAAAGAAGCGAGAAAGTGGCTTGGTACTTTAAGATATACATCGGTGTCTATCGAACTTGATTGCAAGCAATGGTTGACGACATCTCTAGCAATCTCAACACCAAATCCACGTTCGACGCTATTCTGAACACTTGCAAAGCTTCACTTATGAATCATCAAAACTTTAAGATAAGTTTCATTAGAAGACAAGCAAATAATGTTGCTCACTTGTTAGCTAGGGAGTCATTATCTTATGCTAGTTCCCAAGTTCATGATTATATGCCATCTTGTATTACAAATGCTATTAATAGTGAAATGAATTAACTttgtttctgtcaaaaaaataaataaagaaaactacccctttcagcaattttgggctgactttttcctttccaaaaataccctcaattttcaattaaaaaacacatgtaacaaatagataagaataaatttaaatattaaaataaaaatgtaacaaacacaaatttcctttatcatttaaaaagtgtaacaaactagatgattgtatctatacttactttttcattatcccaattatacccttaaacaacaactttttatataagattatatttttttgtttttttgtttttttttaaaacttggtATCCAATCCAAGAATcaactaatccgaggggaccaatcccaccgtccaTTTGCGGGGGCTCCGTTTAAAGCCaaagcaagctctgtatggacttagcccaccgaaattggcatcGGAGGaaatcgaacttgagacctttggatgagcaaactccaagatcccaagccaaccactaggccaaccccaaatgggttgattatatttttttgttatattgttgatttaattgaaatagataatcatcattagattgatttgttataatttgaaagcaacaaacattaatatttttacttttaatcaaaattaaaaaaaacaccgtttataattttcaaactttaacgcaataaaaagagcggaaagacgggcacgTGAGTACCAGTCTTTTTGGTAGTTTATAAATAAGGAGATAACAACTGTGAAGTAGGGCAACCATTTTAATATCAGAAGCAACAATTGTGGTTTTCTATATGTAAAATCCAATTACTTGTCAATGTTCACATatgaaaaatacaatgaaatttGAGTAACATGtaagaaaaatacaatgaaatttGAGTAACATGTATgacaatttgaatgaaaaatatcCAAGGCCCTTCAGCTTCTACACTAGGAACAAGTAGTATCACAAagaattcaattttgtttaaaaagatAGCTAAAATCAAAGTAATCAAATCACAAAGAACCTATATTTCTTTGCAgcatatatatgtttttctttttcaatcttCCGTAGATTTAGAGCTTAACAATCTCAGGAATATGAACTGGATAGCGATCAATGCAATCTTCCCAAGGTCCATTAACAGGTGTTTTAATGCTTCTATTACATTTCCACACAGCACTATTGCATTTAAATCCACTTCCAAAAGCTATTTGCCATACTCTATCACCTCTCTTCATCCTTCCTTTTGATTCAATATAGTTCAATTCATACcataaagatgaagaagatgtgTTCCCGAATCGATGCAGCGTCATTCTTGAAGCCTCAACATGTTCAGCAGATAGCTGAAGATTCTTCTGTAACTCATCGATCACGGCACGTCCACCAGCATGAATACAAAAATGCTCAAACGCTTGTTTGAAATCAGGAATATAAGGCTTCATTTTAGGGTTGAAGATTTTCTTTCCAATGAGTGTGAAAAGAAAGAGTAATTGTTCTGAAGCAGGTAGAACAAGAGGACCAATAGTTGTTATATTTGATTTCAATGCTTCTCCTGCTATAGCCATAAGATCCTTTTGAAGTGAAATTCCAACTTTACCTTCTCTGTCTTCTTCTTCGAAAACGCAACGGTAAGCTTTATCGTCACCTCCTTTGTGAGTTCTAACAACTTGCATCAATCTATATTTTGCTCTTTTGTGTTCTGcttttttgtttgataaaagaATAGCAGCACCACCCATTCTGAATAAACAGTTTGGTAAAAGCATTGCTCTTTCTTTTCCTTGGTAATAGTTTGGAGTAATGATTTCTGTGCTCACAACAACTGCGTTTGAATTCGGATAAACCTGAAGAAGATCGCGAGCTAAATCGATGGAGATTAAACCTGCGCTGCATCCCATTCCGGAGAGGTTGAAGCTCTTGATGTTGCTTCTAAGTTTGTATTTGTTGATTACCATAGCAGACAAAGAAGGAGTTGGAGAAAAGAGGCTGCAATTGACTATAAGAATGTCTATGTCCTTAGGTTTGAGTCCGGTCTTCGCAAATAAGGTATCCATGGATGAGAAAATAACAAGCTCGGCTTCGCGTCTTGCTTCTTCCATTGTTGGTTTAGGTGGGATGTAATGTATTGCTGGTGGCAAACATGTTTCTTCGCCAAGACCAGATCGTTCGAGAATCCTCATTTGGAACTCGACACTTTTCGGGTTGTTCTTGAGGATTAGTCTTGAGTGTTCCATGAAAGTAGCGAAAGGGACACGACAAGTAATCGGCGGTTTGAAGCAGGCATAATCGACTAGGTAGATTGTGCGTGGCTTTAACATGAAGTATATTGTGGATATGAAGATTATGAGAAAACAAGAGCAAAGGATTTGTATGTGATCAAATTGAAGGGACTTGAAGAGATTGAGTATTTCAAAAGGGCCTAAACGTACTAGTTCTATGAAGATGCAAATCATGATGGTTAAGAGTGTAAGGGTAATAAAATGGTTCACAAAATATTGGTAAAAAAGTTTAACATACTTGTGTTTTGATGAGTTTGAGGAATTTGGCAACATTGAAGGCATTTTAGTTAGCACTTCGATGAAAACAAGAAAGGTACAAAGGTAATGATGTTGTGGGGTGTGAGATTTGAAAAATGATGAGAATTGAGAAGAAAATTTGATGATTGATGATTAGTGTGAAGATGTGGTTTTAAAGAGCATGGAGGGACCTATGAAATGAAGGGGGCAGATGAAGGGATTAAATGATGAACTTCACATCTCCCAACGCTCTTTTAAATTGGTACCTATTTTCATAACTTCCCTTACCATTTCTAACTAAACCTTGACATCCTTTTTCACCAGTAATGTTTTATTATCCatgtatattttgtactttttgTTTACCATTCATTTATTGCAATGGTACTTTACATCATTAAAATTGCAACACGAATGCAAATGGGAGATATCCTTATTTTCCATTGAGAGATATAGTTAGAGAAAGAACACATGATTCAGACCCAATCCAACCCGgtaaataagaaagaaaataaatgaaacgATAGGAATTATATGTTGagaatttattatttatgttgGAGATATATTTAATAGTCTCAAAATTAGCTTTATCATAAATCCAAATAAATGAATTGCTTGAAGGATAGGAGTTAGGTTACGGTTGATCTCTTGGCAGATGGGACCTTGTATTTGTTATTAGCCAAAAACCCTATGTCACCAACAATTAGACCACATTGACTTAATTTATTAGTCAATTCTTATAAAGCAGGACCATGAAGGACGACCCTATTATACACATAATACATTGTTAAAGGACCCTCAAAAGTAGCTATAAAAAAGTTGTCATGAAACATTATCCAAAAAAgtaatcatatcatatcatatatttttaaaggttGTTATTAGCAAAATCAAAAATTTACAGAGTGTTAATTTAGGTTTACAATATCAAAGAAGGAGAATGTTAACTATTGCTCCCGAGTTTAAtaacaatgataaaaaataacaagaCTATGTTCAAGTTAAGATTAACTTTGAATTGAGAGATTCTAAGTAATCTTAATGCAATCCAATATTAACACAATTTACAACaaatacaaaacaaacacaatctcaaacaaaacctaaaaacAATTAATCATATACTAATTAACACAATTGTCTAAGTGTTTGATAAATTGTCAATGAATCAAAACCAAGTGTGATCTTATAGTAATGTGAGACAAATCATGCAAAAACAAGTTTAAAGAGTTAAACCATATCACATTTAATTTCTACACTATCAATTTATCAAGCTtcaaatacacaattaatcagAATTATAGAggatagagaagagagagaacacCAAGATTTATAGTAGTTCATCCTTTCGTCCTCGCTTCGGGCTACGTCTACTCTTCTTGATGGAAAATGATTCCACCAAAGACTTCCAGTAGAATAATGAATGTTTGATTACAATGTGAATACAAGAATTCCTTGAAACTACCCTAGTTCTTCAATTCCTAtgcaatcactccccaaatcttCAAAACCTTTCGAAATTGATGCTTCTTGATGTCTTCGAATCTTCAATTACTCGTGCAACCCTTGAAGTTCTTCACTCAAACTCTTCGATGCTCCGTCCGGCAATTAGATCCCCTTGAGCGCAAGAACTTTAGAAAGAACCGCCAAGAcctttggaggtggaatgagattattcactTCACTTTAGAACCTTGATTAACCCAATCAATTTCCTTGAATGAACCAACTTACAATCCCTATAGCACTCTAGAAATCTTAGGACTCAAAGAacaaagtgattctaagaaaaagtgtttaatcttgaagaatgtaTGAAGAATGAGGTTTAGAGTCTCTAGAGACAATAGATGCAACTGATTCAAATGAGTTGGGTGTTACGAGGAAGTGAGTATATAAACAAAATGGTGGCAAATgcaaattttcttccaaaaacaACTAGGTGAATCGATTCACTAAATAGGTGAATTGATTCAGACAGCTAAAACACAAATCATGAAGTAATGAAGAAACTATGAAGATTGATACGTATCATACAagatttgaatcgattcataatCCCCATGATGGAGGTTGATacgattaaaattattttgaatcgattcaatgcAAGTAAGAAAGATTATGTGATACGGTTCAAGCAATTTTACTTCGATTCATAATTAATACGATTCAAAACAGCTTGAAACGATTCACCCTAAGTTAGAGACTTTGGGTGATATGATTCATACAtaaatgaatcgattcaaacatTCAGAAAACAATTTTGTCAGCTGAATTCAGGTTACTTGGGACACAAGCAAGGCATAGCAAGGAGAAAACACAGGGATGAAGATGAACCAGTTATGCTAGgtgatttaacaaaaaattaatctaaattaACCAAAGTAAAAACAACGTAACATACATAATGCCTATAcatcaaaaatcatcaaaacaaaacTTAAGACACAAGCAAGCttcatgattatcaataatcatgaATCCTACGAAAGATGAACCCAATTTTGACAAGAGAATGACCGAAAAAGTGAGAGTTAAACATATGTCAAGCCACATCGTAGCTCTTTACTCTTTTTATCATGTTTTTGTCATTGATTGTGATTTCACTATACACTTGCTTACTCGATTAGATCTGCATCTATTGTCGTTGTTTGACCGTTTAGTTGTTGATTGTCATTGATACTTGTTCCacaattttagatttattgatgTGAAATATAATTTCCGAATTCACAAacagaattgattttgtaaactTGTTTATTTCCAATAGGAACAAGACTATACAACTCGTTCCGAATTCACAACTTTATTGTCCCTCTCAATTTCTCTTTAGGCTGAAAATTACACTTTTTTGTGTTATCTATTCAAggtcttaaaattaaaaaaatacccTTTAGGAGTTATCTTCCAAAAAAATTTGAGAGGCCCGGGAGACATTTCTGGGGGCGCAAAAAGAAATTATCCATGTAGTATTCTACACCTTCCCGACTTTTGTTCCATATAAATAGTGTTTTCTCCATTtaatttgtcttgaaaattgcttttttccATTTGTTTTTACTCATTCCCTTCCCAAACTACCAAAAATGTCCCCaacgcgagttaactcacgctcggtAGACGCATCGTAAGTTAACTCACATCAAAAGTCAGTGTGTGTTAAATCACGTTGCGATCCATTTCTCTTTTAGGCCATCACTTGTACCTCCACACTTCAAACACACACTCCCTTCCCTCTTCACCTACAAAAATTGAAAGTGCAAAATTTTGGTGCAAAAGTTTGAGCTCAAATCATTGGAAAACGTTAGGAAGCAAGTTTCTACACTCATAAAACGTCAAAAATTATGTAATGTATCATCTAACACCATTATGTAATGACCcgattttaagattttatttatttaattgtttggtaTGTTATAGTTATTGGTTATTTGGTTTTTATAGATATTTTGGGTGTGGAGAGTTATTTTTATGAGAATAGTAATTTGGGGTAATTAATAGAATAGTGGTGTGTGAGTAATATTGAGGGTTTTAATGAAGTAATTGTGTAGTAACGTTTCATGAGTGGTAGAAAGTTACTAAGCCCATTAGTGAATGTGGCTAAGCCCAAGAGTATATAAGAGAATAGTCTTTGTGAAAATTATGGTTAAGAGATCATTTGTTCATTTTGAGAAAAGAGGCATAGAGAGAAAGAGGTAGAAGAGGAGATTGAAGAGAAAGGAAGATCTAGCTTGGGGGAAAGATCAAGAGGGAGATCAGAGTGAAGATTTAAGTTGCTTTTGAAGATTAAGGTAACTGGAAATGTTTATATTTACCATTAAGTGATTATGAGTGATAGAGTAGTTATGGGTCATGTTTGATTAAGTGAttttcatgaaattgtttatttgattaagtGATTTTCGTGCTATTTGATTATGTAGATTATGGGTATGTTGAACTTTGtgaaattaagttgtttatgtgcTTAAGTTCATGTATGAGgttataaaataagttgtttttcaagtTTTAGCTTAAATGAGTGAGAatcatgattttgttgatgattattgttCAAAACTTGTCCTTAATGCTTGCTATATGATTTTGAACTTATATGAACATGAATTTTGGAATGGAATCAAAGTAAGTAGTTtctaaaatgaaatgatgttgttatgatttaaTTACTGTGAATACGAATGTAGAAGGAGTATGCAGATTTATTTGTGATTGTGAAACTTGGATTTTTTGTCCTTAATGTTTGTATGTCGAGATCTATGTAAATGATTGtgttaaaagtgatttttggatgaaattgtgggttttataaattttagaaaattgatgatgatttcATGAATTTGAAGATTGAATCTGTGTTTTGAAATGTTTTGAATATTCTTTTAAACTATGTTAACATTGGATGAAGTTTGTAAATCTATTTTGGATCAAATGGGATCAAAAATAAGATTTTTGGGGAAATTTTTGGAGGTTTCCTGAGAGGGAACCCAAAATTTTGAGTTCCCACCAATAGGGAGCTCGCCTGGCGAGCAGATGCTGCGCCATGCCGAGCGAGTGTTGAACAACACTTGTTGTTTGGCACTTTTTGACCTTTTGGGGTGTTTCCGGACATCCCTAAGTGTTCCTTATGTGTTGTTTTGATGTTGTTTCGATGAATTGAGTCTATGTAATCATGTTTGCTTgatattgattaattttgttgaattgAGACGAACTTTGAACTTATATGAACATGAATTTTAGAATGGAATCAAAGTGAGGTGTTTCTcaaatgaaatgatgttgttatgatttaaTTACTATGAATATGAATGTAGAAGAAGCATGAAGGTTTGGTGGGGATTTTATGTTTGTGAAACttggatttttgtgaaatgtaaaatagacgaactttgagaaaattgacaaaattTGGCAAAATGATGAATTACGACATGATAGCTTGTAAATGACATTATGTTCATGATAACATGATGAATTGTGATTGAATTAATGATCATTATGCATATGTTGAATGGATTAACTTAGTGAAAGTGCGTAATCGTCTTTAAATGCAAATTATACTAAATGTTTGATTGTTGTTTCTTGATGTGTTAATTGCTTGATGATTATTATGCTTGATGATATATTGGTGAAGGTGATTTATTTGAGGATATTAAATGCATGATGGTGTGTATATGCATACGTATAAATGGTGatgaatatatgtatatgaaTTGGTGAAATTGGTGATGGTGATGTCTTGTATGAATGTATGCGTTTGGTGAGTCATATGTTGTCGGATATTTAGTATCCAAAGCGGTGAAATAGGGTGTTTTAGGATCCAAATTAGTGAATAGGATATTTTAGTATCCGAAGTGGTGGGATCAATCGGTAAAATAACTTCGACATTCAAAAACGGTACTGCATGCATATAGAATGGTGTCTAGAGCATTGCatgcatataaatatatttgaaatgatTTATACTTGATTTTGGTGAATGATGTGCATTAAGTGAATTATGTgaatgatgtgaattatatgcaTTAGATGAATTGTATGCATTGATGTGAAATAAGTGGAATtgaatatatgattatattttcaatatgaCGATGCTGGTGTAATTTGATGAGTATGATAAATGGAGGATGATGTAAGAAATTCTTGTATGAATATTGTGGTTGATTTATGAAAGTATTATATTATGTGATATTTGAAATTCTATTATATTATACTTGAATTCATTATTTCTTAATCTTGAATGTAAACTTATCTTCAAGTGGTTGTTTGGTATACCGCCTCGCCATTGTAAGATGATGTAGACATGCAGGTCCAGATGCTTGAAATGGTGTGAGTACCGAGGAGTTGCCTGACGCCTCCTCTTTCTCCTTGCTTTTGGAGTCTAGATTAGGGCTCTGATTAGGACCTTTTGGGATTTATTATGTTTATGTACTATGTTGGAGTTTCGGGAGccttgttgttttatttatcgTATCTAAGATTTGAATTATTATATTGAGTTGCTGATACAATTTTTGGAGATGTTATTTATTCCGTTCCGTAacttgatgaaaatttttatatGCATGTTTTGGAGTTTAGTGATGTGGCACCTTGAACATGATATGATTTATCtgttatatttatgttaaatatTAATAGTGGGGTTCAAGGGTGTTAcactttatatttatgttaaatatTAATAGTGGGATTCAAGCTGAGTTCATTACTTTTGGAGCCTTGAACGTAGCATGAGTTAAGTAATGTTGAGTttccaacgtgagttaactcatgttgaaGGCCAACGTGACTTAACTTGCGTTTGGTGTAACATACATGACTTAACTTGCGTTTGGTGTAGCATCCCGATTTttaagatattattattataattatttatttgtttatttgatgTGTTTAAATTGTTgggttaattgttttttattcgAGATTAGGGAGTTAAGggtattttgataattttatcgtgaaaggt
Above is a genomic segment from Medicago truncatula cultivar Jemalong A17 chromosome 5, MtrunA17r5.0-ANR, whole genome shotgun sequence containing:
- the LOC11408155 gene encoding 3-ketoacyl-CoA synthase 6, with the protein product MPSMLPNSSNSSKHKYVKLFYQYFVNHFITLTLLTIMICIFIELVRLGPFEILNLFKSLQFDHIQILCSCFLIIFISTIYFMLKPRTIYLVDYACFKPPITCRVPFATFMEHSRLILKNNPKSVEFQMRILERSGLGEETCLPPAIHYIPPKPTMEEARREAELVIFSSMDTLFAKTGLKPKDIDILIVNCSLFSPTPSLSAMVINKYKLRSNIKSFNLSGMGCSAGLISIDLARDLLQVYPNSNAVVVSTEIITPNYYQGKERAMLLPNCLFRMGGAAILLSNKKAEHKRAKYRLMQVVRTHKGGDDKAYRCVFEEEDREGKVGISLQKDLMAIAGEALKSNITTIGPLVLPASEQLLFLFTLIGKKIFNPKMKPYIPDFKQAFEHFCIHAGGRAVIDELQKNLQLSAEHVEASRMTLHRFGNTSSSSLWYELNYIESKGRMKRGDRVWQIAFGSGFKCNSAVWKCNRSIKTPVNGPWEDCIDRYPVHIPEIVKL